From a region of the Methylomonas rapida genome:
- a CDS encoding Fic family protein, whose translation MAQIDNLELLFSEIDLLKAELQWHSRLQEQAWLQAQAIENTYHSNHLEGSSLSLRETELVIRTGLMLPGKSMAENLAALNHYQAIQFIREQAGEHALLSEELLKQLHALLSKALNRQQAGSYRTQAATLANGQAATPPEDLAGLMADFMRWTRLEGAFLHPIVFAAEILLRLETLQPFPTANGLCARLAMNLILLEEGYPLLSINDDDVGRAAYCQALANAQSDADKNAWFGFIAEQALHNAQRLFDRVQAQADSLDYFLLGEQKL comes from the coding sequence ATGGCGCAAATCGACAATCTGGAATTGCTGTTCAGCGAAATCGACTTATTGAAAGCCGAACTGCAATGGCACAGCCGCTTGCAAGAGCAAGCCTGGCTGCAAGCTCAGGCGATCGAAAATACTTACCACAGCAACCATCTGGAAGGCAGTTCGTTGAGCCTAAGAGAAACGGAACTGGTGATACGCACGGGCCTGATGCTGCCGGGCAAGTCGATGGCGGAAAACCTGGCGGCGCTAAACCATTATCAAGCCATACAGTTCATACGCGAACAAGCCGGCGAACATGCTTTGTTATCCGAAGAATTGCTGAAGCAACTGCATGCGCTATTATCGAAAGCGTTAAACCGGCAGCAAGCTGGCAGTTATCGTACCCAGGCGGCTACGCTGGCCAATGGTCAAGCGGCCACGCCACCAGAAGACTTGGCAGGATTAATGGCTGACTTTATGCGTTGGACGCGCTTGGAGGGGGCTTTTTTACATCCTATCGTTTTCGCCGCCGAAATCCTGCTGCGCCTGGAAACTTTGCAACCTTTCCCGACGGCCAACGGCCTTTGCGCCAGGCTGGCGATGAATCTGATTTTGTTGGAAGAAGGTTATCCCTTGCTCAGCATCAACGACGACGATGTCGGCCGTGCGGCCTATTGCCAAGCCCTCGCCAACGCGCAATCCGATGCGGACAAAAATGCATGGTTTGGCTTTATCGCCGAACAGGCGCTGCACAACGCGCAACGGCTGTTTGATCGCGTACAAGCTCAAGCCGATTCGCTCGATTACTTTTTATTAGGCGAGCAAAAACTTTGA
- a CDS encoding glycoside hydrolase family 108 protein, which translates to MSFNIHHEIEQILKREGGFVNHSADRGGPTNMGITQKTLTHWLAREATVADVKKLSKQTARDIYYSQYYIKHGIDDLPELIRPIVFDMVVNSGKRGIKILQDALNCHGYACGKADGRIGPKTAAAASAAAQHMGNELIKVLVRRRVIFYEGLVKADPTQRVFLSGWINRAESFLPTDVA; encoded by the coding sequence ATGAGCTTTAACATCCACCACGAAATCGAGCAAATCCTCAAGCGCGAGGGTGGCTTTGTGAATCATTCCGCCGACCGCGGCGGCCCCACCAACATGGGCATCACCCAAAAGACGTTGACGCACTGGCTTGCACGCGAAGCGACCGTAGCCGACGTTAAAAAGCTCAGCAAACAAACCGCCAGAGACATCTATTACAGCCAGTACTACATCAAACACGGCATCGATGACCTGCCCGAACTGATCCGCCCCATCGTCTTTGACATGGTGGTCAACAGCGGCAAGCGCGGCATCAAAATTTTGCAAGACGCGCTGAATTGCCACGGCTACGCCTGCGGCAAAGCGGACGGCCGCATCGGCCCCAAAACCGCCGCCGCAGCCTCGGCAGCCGCCCAACACATGGGCAATGAGCTGATCAAAGTCTTGGTCCGCCGAAGAGTGATTTTCTATGAGGGCTTGGTCAAAGCAGATCCTACCCAGCGCGTGTTTTTGTCAGGATGGATCAACCGCGCAGAATCCTTTTTGCCGACGGACGTCGCGTGA
- a CDS encoding aspartate kinase, translating into MALYVFKFGGTSVGSVERIKAVAEKVKKAHEAGDQIVVVVSAMSGETNRLVALAKEMQPQPTDRELDVLLSTGEQVTIALLAMALHNLGVEARSYTGAQVRILTDSAHTKARIREIDEAKMRADLNAGRVVVVAGFQGVDEHGNITTLGRGGSDTTGVALAAALKADECHIYTDVDGVYTTDPRVVPKARRLDRITFEEMLEMASLGSKVLQIRSVEFAGKYNVKLRVLSSFMEGNGTLITYEESEMEKALISGIAFNRDEAKLTVTGVADLPGVASKILGPIAAENIEVDMIVQNISAHGTTDFTFTVNRNDFTRAKNVLEGLCAGLGDNTTVIGDDSIVKVSIVGVGMRSHAGIASTMFKVLADEGINIQMISTSEIKISVVIDEKYLELAVRALHKAFGLDQE; encoded by the coding sequence ATGGCATTGTACGTTTTTAAATTCGGCGGCACGTCCGTCGGTTCGGTCGAGCGCATTAAAGCCGTCGCCGAGAAAGTCAAAAAGGCCCACGAGGCGGGCGATCAGATCGTGGTGGTGGTTTCGGCGATGAGTGGCGAGACCAATCGCCTGGTGGCGCTGGCCAAGGAGATGCAGCCGCAGCCGACCGACCGCGAGCTGGACGTATTGCTGTCCACCGGCGAGCAGGTCACCATCGCCTTGTTGGCCATGGCGCTGCATAACCTCGGCGTAGAAGCACGTTCCTATACCGGCGCCCAGGTGCGCATTTTGACCGACAGCGCCCATACCAAGGCCCGCATTCGCGAGATCGACGAAGCCAAGATGCGCGCCGATTTGAATGCCGGCCGGGTCGTCGTCGTGGCGGGTTTTCAGGGTGTCGATGAACATGGCAATATCACGACTTTGGGCCGCGGTGGTTCCGATACCACAGGCGTTGCGCTGGCCGCGGCGTTGAAGGCCGACGAGTGCCATATCTATACCGACGTCGACGGCGTCTACACCACCGATCCGCGCGTGGTGCCCAAAGCCCGCCGCCTCGATCGCATCACCTTCGAGGAAATGCTGGAAATGGCCAGCCTGGGTTCCAAGGTCTTGCAGATCCGCTCGGTCGAATTCGCCGGCAAATACAATGTCAAATTGCGCGTGTTGTCTTCGTTCATGGAAGGCAACGGCACCCTTATTACCTACGAGGAATCAGAAATGGAAAAAGCGTTAATTTCGGGCATCGCCTTCAACCGCGACGAGGCGAAACTGACCGTGACCGGCGTTGCCGACCTGCCCGGCGTGGCGTCGAAAATCCTGGGGCCGATCGCCGCCGAAAACATCGAAGTGGACATGATCGTGCAAAACATTTCCGCGCACGGCACCACCGATTTTACCTTTACCGTCAATCGCAACGACTTCACTCGCGCTAAAAACGTGCTGGAAGGCCTGTGCGCCGGCTTGGGCGACAACACCACAGTCATCGGCGACGACAGCATCGTCAAGGTGTCCATCGTCGGCGTCGGCATGCGCTCGCATGCGGGTATCGCCAGCACCATGTTCAAGGTATTGGCCGACGAAGGCATCAATATTCAGATGATTTCCACCTCCGAAATCAAGATTTCTGTGGTCATCGACGAGAAATACCTGGAGTTAGCCGTGCGCGCCTTGCACAAAGCCTTTGGCTTGGATCAGGAATAA
- a CDS encoding IS4 family transposase — protein MSNWAEEEVQTANLEDQRLNKRLALLLEQLGEHPQLSIPAACGGWKETMGAYRFFNNAKTTFEKILAPHRDATIERMKSSPIVLLAQDTTEDDKNICLGPKGLGTVKDVEKHLRRLHPTVAFTPSRICLGVVKASYWPREIPSQRSERLHKGVDEKESRHWLESYQDSCALQAQMPDTLLINLADREGDIYEWFAEYHDYAPAVRAQWIVRAAQNRVLASPENGTKCLWAAVEQAPVLGYSEVNVKPRPNRTARLAHITLRAITVTLKPPKRIGYRLPELTINAVLAREDAPPSGVERLEWLLLTSLPIDCFEQAATIVMWYAVRWCIEVYFHVLKSGCQIKRLHLETEDRLLPCLALYMVIAWRVLFTLMLGRTTPDMDCEIIFDPQEWRAAYIVVKLCPPPLTPPRLGEVILLVASLGGYLGRKHDGPPGAKAMWIGLQRLRDFVIALEAQQVVAQRCV, from the coding sequence ATGAGCAACTGGGCCGAAGAAGAAGTGCAAACTGCCAATTTGGAAGATCAACGTCTAAACAAGAGATTGGCCTTGCTATTGGAGCAATTGGGCGAGCATCCACAACTCAGTATTCCGGCGGCCTGCGGAGGCTGGAAGGAGACGATGGGAGCCTATCGCTTCTTCAATAACGCTAAGACGACATTCGAGAAGATACTGGCGCCGCATCGAGATGCCACGATCGAGCGCATGAAGAGCAGCCCAATCGTGCTGCTGGCACAGGACACCACCGAGGACGATAAGAATATTTGCTTGGGGCCGAAGGGACTTGGCACAGTGAAAGACGTGGAGAAACACTTGCGCCGCCTGCATCCGACAGTTGCCTTTACGCCATCGCGTATTTGTTTGGGTGTCGTGAAAGCATCGTATTGGCCTCGAGAGATCCCAAGCCAAAGGAGTGAACGACTTCACAAAGGCGTAGACGAAAAAGAGAGTCGCCATTGGCTGGAAAGTTACCAGGACAGTTGCGCTTTACAGGCGCAAATGCCGGACACCCTGCTGATCAATCTTGCCGACAGGGAGGGCGATATTTACGAGTGGTTTGCCGAATACCATGACTACGCACCTGCGGTACGGGCTCAATGGATCGTACGTGCGGCGCAAAACCGAGTGTTGGCTTCGCCGGAGAACGGTACGAAATGCCTGTGGGCCGCCGTGGAGCAAGCTCCTGTATTGGGTTACTCTGAGGTGAACGTCAAACCGCGACCGAACCGCACGGCGCGACTGGCGCATATCACGTTACGCGCCATTACAGTGACCCTCAAACCGCCTAAGCGGATAGGGTATCGGCTACCGGAACTCACCATCAATGCGGTGCTGGCACGCGAAGATGCACCACCGTCTGGCGTGGAACGTTTGGAATGGCTATTGTTGACTAGCTTGCCGATCGATTGTTTCGAACAGGCGGCAACGATCGTCATGTGGTACGCCGTGCGGTGGTGCATTGAAGTGTACTTCCATGTGCTCAAGAGCGGATGCCAGATTAAGCGACTGCATCTGGAAACCGAGGACCGACTGCTACCTTGTTTAGCGTTGTACATGGTTATTGCCTGGCGGGTATTGTTCACGCTGATGTTGGGACGGACTACGCCGGACATGGATTGTGAAATTATCTTCGATCCACAGGAGTGGCGGGCTGCTTACATTGTGGTTAAGCTTTGCCCGCCGCCGCTTACGCCACCTCGCTTGGGCGAAGTGATTCTCTTGGTGGCGAGCTTGGGCGGTTATCTCGGACGCAAGCATGACGGGCCGCCGGGTGCCAAAGCCATGTGGATCGGACTGCAGCGTTTGCGCGATTTTGTCATTGCATTGGAAGCTCAGCAGGTTGTCGCACAGAGATGTGTATAA
- a CDS encoding type II toxin-antitoxin system HicA family toxin, translating to MNSKQLIKQLEQDGWYLARVKGSHHQFKHPTKPGLVTVKHPDSDIPKPTLHSIYRQAGWR from the coding sequence ATGAACAGCAAGCAACTGATTAAGCAACTGGAACAAGACGGCTGGTATCTGGCGCGGGTCAAAGGCTCACACCACCAATTCAAGCACCCCACCAAACCCGGTTTGGTCACCGTCAAGCATCCAGACAGCGACATTCCAAAACCCACGTTGCACAGTATTTACCGGCAAGCCGGTTGGCGTTAA
- a CDS encoding 3'-5' exonuclease: protein MNDIMIDLETLSTRHDAAILSIGLCLFDITTGKIGQSYQTKINMEDVTWFGHISADTVEWWLKQPKEAQARLLDGEKIYLAEALNRLSAWSRMAHNIWSNGASFDLVILRSAYERHGLTTPWHYWQERDTRTLVDIAKRITGIDAKKETPFDGTQHDALSDAIHQAKYVSKAFELLQTGVTR from the coding sequence ATGAACGACATCATGATCGATTTAGAAACCCTGAGTACGCGGCACGATGCGGCGATATTGAGTATCGGACTCTGCCTGTTCGACATTACCACTGGGAAAATAGGCCAAAGCTATCAAACCAAAATCAACATGGAAGATGTGACGTGGTTTGGCCACATTAGTGCGGATACCGTCGAGTGGTGGCTAAAACAGCCAAAAGAAGCGCAGGCAAGACTGCTGGATGGCGAAAAAATTTACCTGGCCGAAGCATTGAACAGACTTTCGGCTTGGTCAAGAATGGCGCATAACATCTGGAGCAACGGCGCTAGTTTCGATTTGGTTATATTGCGCAGCGCATACGAACGCCACGGGCTAACGACCCCATGGCACTATTGGCAAGAACGCGACACCCGCACGTTGGTAGACATCGCCAAGCGTATCACCGGCATAGATGCCAAAAAAGAAACCCCGTTCGACGGCACCCAACACGACGCCCTGTCAGACGCAATACATCAAGCCAAGTACGTCAGCAAAGCCTTTGAGTTGCTGCAAACCGGTGTAACGCGATGA
- a CDS encoding type II toxin-antitoxin system HicB family antitoxin, translated as MKFTVVLHTDDGHHYGVIVPDLPGCFSAGDGIDEALSSVIEAIDLHVETLLEDGGDIPARLPIDAHKDNPDFAGGIWAVVDAPIEKYFGPAEKINITLPKLLLAKIDSYAKAHGATRSGFLADAARSAMR; from the coding sequence ATGAAATTTACCGTTGTTTTGCATACTGATGATGGTCATCATTACGGGGTCATCGTGCCTGATCTTCCCGGCTGTTTTTCCGCCGGTGACGGCATCGATGAGGCGCTGTCATCCGTCATAGAAGCCATTGACCTGCATGTTGAAACATTGCTGGAAGACGGCGGCGATATTCCGGCACGTTTGCCCATCGATGCGCACAAAGACAATCCTGATTTTGCCGGCGGTATTTGGGCGGTCGTTGACGCGCCCATTGAAAAATACTTTGGCCCGGCGGAAAAAATCAACATTACCTTACCCAAGCTGTTACTGGCCAAGATCGATAGCTATGCTAAGGCGCATGGCGCTACCCGCTCAGGGTTTCTGGCCGATGCGGCGCGCTCTGCCATGCGGTAA
- the tgt gene encoding tRNA guanosine(34) transglycosylase Tgt, translating to MQFQLKTQDGQARRGQLTLSRGVIETPIFMPVGTYGAVKSLTPEDLDALGAQIILGNTFHLMLRPGMEVMKAHGDLHDFMRWQKPILTDSGGFQVFSLGALRKISEQGVTFKSPVNGSKIFMGPEESMQVQRDLGSDIVMIFDECTPYPATYQQAADSMRLSLRWAERSKRAHEGNDSALFGIVQGGMYPELRRESINGLTQIGFDGYAIGGLSVGEPKHEMLETLDAIMPAMPTDKPRYLMGVGTPEDLVEAVRRGVDMFDCVMPTRNARNGHLFTRYGVIKIRNNQYQFDTRPLDEDCSCYTCRNYSRSYLKHLDKCKEMLGSRLNTIHNLHYYLELMQGMRDAIEAGKFDEFVREFYELRGVTMPH from the coding sequence ATGCAATTCCAACTCAAAACCCAAGACGGCCAGGCCCGCCGCGGCCAATTGACCTTATCTCGCGGCGTGATCGAAACGCCCATTTTCATGCCGGTCGGTACTTACGGCGCGGTCAAGTCGCTGACGCCGGAAGACCTGGATGCCTTGGGCGCGCAAATCATCCTCGGCAACACCTTTCATTTGATGCTGCGGCCCGGCATGGAGGTCATGAAGGCGCACGGCGATCTGCACGATTTCATGCGCTGGCAAAAACCGATTCTGACCGATTCCGGTGGCTTTCAGGTGTTCAGCCTGGGCGCCTTGCGCAAGATCAGCGAACAGGGCGTGACCTTCAAATCACCGGTCAACGGCAGCAAGATTTTCATGGGGCCGGAGGAATCGATGCAGGTGCAGCGCGATTTGGGTTCGGACATCGTGATGATTTTCGACGAATGCACGCCTTATCCCGCCACCTACCAGCAGGCCGCCGATTCGATGCGTTTATCGCTGCGCTGGGCCGAACGCAGCAAACGCGCGCATGAAGGTAACGATTCGGCACTGTTCGGCATCGTGCAAGGCGGCATGTATCCGGAACTGCGGCGCGAATCGATCAACGGCTTGACTCAAATCGGTTTTGACGGCTACGCGATCGGCGGCCTGTCGGTCGGCGAACCCAAGCACGAAATGCTGGAAACCCTGGATGCGATCATGCCCGCCATGCCGACCGACAAACCGCGCTACCTGATGGGCGTCGGCACGCCGGAGGATTTGGTCGAAGCGGTCAGACGCGGCGTGGACATGTTCGACTGCGTGATGCCGACCCGAAACGCCCGCAACGGCCATTTGTTCACCCGTTACGGCGTCATCAAGATCAGAAACAATCAATACCAGTTCGATACCCGGCCGCTGGACGAAGATTGCAGCTGTTATACCTGCCGCAATTATTCCAGGTCTTATCTGAAGCACTTGGACAAATGCAAGGAAATGCTGGGTTCTAGGCTCAATACGATTCATAACCTGCACTATTATCTGGAACTGATGCAAGGCATGCGCGATGCGATCGAAGCAGGCAAATTCGATGAGTTCGTACGCGAATTTTACGAACTGCGCGGTGTGACGATGCCGCATTGA
- a CDS encoding helix-turn-helix domain-containing protein produces the protein MKEIITCEPLAVSEETAAKLLDVSVSTIQKLRRQGKLIGKLVSDGSVRIPFQMLKDHLEAAPESNLLPPPNCAEGGKTSRSNAKRKQMALSGADNAQL, from the coding sequence ATGAAAGAGATTATTACCTGTGAACCCCTGGCAGTCAGCGAAGAAACCGCCGCCAAGCTGCTAGACGTGTCCGTATCGACCATTCAAAAACTGCGGCGCCAGGGTAAGCTGATTGGCAAGCTCGTATCAGACGGCAGCGTCAGAATCCCCTTTCAAATGCTGAAAGACCACCTGGAGGCGGCCCCCGAATCCAATCTATTGCCGCCGCCCAATTGCGCGGAAGGCGGCAAAACCAGCCGCAGCAACGCCAAGCGAAAGCAAATGGCGTTATCCGGCGCTGATAATGCCCAATTGTAG